A portion of the Spirochaetales bacterium genome contains these proteins:
- a CDS encoding GxxExxY protein, whose amino-acid sequence MSELVYQELSDQVLGAAFTVHSTLGPGLMENLYHNAMCIELKGRHISYESQSPFPVFYKGKNIGIFYADLVIEKKIIVELKA is encoded by the coding sequence ATGTCTGAACTTGTTTACCAAGAACTTTCAGATCAAGTTCTTGGTGCCGCCTTCACTGTGCATTCTACACTCGGTCCGGGTTTGATGGAAAACCTTTACCATAACGCAATGTGTATAGAATTAAAGGGAAGACACATAAGCTATGAGAGTCAAAGTCCATTCCCGGTATTCTACAAAGGTAAAAACATTGGTATTTTTTACGCCGATTTAGTCATCGAAAAGAAAATTATTGTAGAATTAAAAGC